CCCATGTATGAAACAAGGAAGTTGTAAGAAAGGATTCCCCAAGGAATTCTCCAATGATACAAAGCAAGGCAATGACTCATATCCTGTTTATCGCCGTCCACAAGATCGTCCAACAGTACCATTGCGTGAAAATTCACGAGTTCGTGTAGATAATCGGTGGGTAGTCCCTTATAATCCATTTTTGCTCCTAAAATATGATTGCCACATCAATATTGAGATATGCAGCAGCATCAATTGTGTCAAATATCTGTATAAGTACATCCATAAGGGTTCAGATAGAGTCTCTATGGAAGTTCATAACGGAGATGAGATTGCACAATATGTTGATGCACGGTGGATTTGTGCACCCGAAGCTATGTGGAAACTTTACAAATTTCCCATGACTAGAATGTGTCCTTCCGTAGACCGTTTGCAGGTTCATTTGCCAAACATGCATCAAGTGAGGTTCGAAGCGAACCAACCAATCTCAAGCGTGTTAGAGAACCCAAGAAACTCTAAGACGATGCTCACTGAATTTTTCAAGATGAATTCGATTGATCCAAATGCAAGGAGATATCTTTATCGAGAATTTCCAGAGCATTACAGGTGGTTATCGACTTCACGTGAATGGCAAAAGAGAAAAAGTCCACAACGGGTTTTGGGTCGATTGTATGTAGCTTCACCGTTGGAAGGAGAACGGTTTTATATGAGAATGTTACTCAATCATGTGAGGGGGCCTACGTCGTTTGAACATTTAAGAACGGTCAATGGTGTCACACACCCAACATTCAGGGCTGCAGCTGAAGCCCTCGGTCTAATCGAAAATGATGAAAGCATTCGTCAATGTCTTTCAGAGGCATGTTCGGTACGAAGGCCAACTGCATTACGTCGATTATTTGCAACCATCTTGATATATTGTCAACCAACGGGATTGCGTTCACTGTGGGATGAGTTTTTCCCTTACATGGTTGAGGATTATCCAACTTCTAACACAACAAACAATTGTGTTTTTCTCACTAACAAACTTTTGCAAGACTTGGATAGGTTATTACGACCGCTCAGAAAAAGGATTTCTGACTACACGGAGTTACCAAGTTTACCTGAAAGTACTGATGACATAGACGAGCTTCCTTCTATCATAGAGGAGTACTTTTATATTCCGGTTCCAGATGAGGATTTAGCATGCGTTGCCACTCTCAATAGTGACCAACAAATTGCATACGATACAATAATGAATGCTGTCATTTCAAAGGCTGGTTGTTCTTTCTTTGTTGATGGTCCTGGAGGCACCGGAAAAACATTTTTATACAGAGCCCTTCTTGCTACTGTAAAAAGTAGAGGCGAAATAGCTATTCCCACTGCAACGTCTGGAATTGCAGCAACGTTGTTGCACCAGGGAAGAACATCACACTCGACTTTTCAGCTTCCACTTAATCCAGATAGCTCATCAACTTGCTCATTCACCAAACGTTCTAAAACTGCAATTCTCCTAAAAAATTCTTCCATTATCGTATGGGATGAGGCCCCAATGACACACAGATATCAATTTGAAGCTGTTGATTGGTCACTCAAGGATTTAATGGGGAACGACTTGTTGTTTGGGGGGAAAATTTTTGTGTTCGGTGGTGATTTCAGACAGGTTTTACCGGTGGTTCGAAATGGAACTAGAGCTCAAATGATTGACGCATCTTTTGTCAGGTCCCCTATGTGGAGACACATTCGTATTTTGCGTTTGAGAGAAAATATGagatcaattgatgataacggCTTTGCTAATTTCTTACTCTCTGTTGGGAACGGTAATGAACCTACTGTTTCAGATCAGATGATAAGGTTACCAACTGGCATGATTATACCAACAGTGGCAGATAGTTCGATCGAGGCTTTGATCGACCAGGTCTTTCCAAGTTTAAGTGAGCACGTTGGTGATGGAAATTTTATAGTTGAAAGGGCAATCATCACACCCCTAAACGAAGACGCTGATAGGATAAATAATAAGGTTGTTGAAAATTTTCTCGGAGAAGGAAAAACGTACTATTCGTTTGACTTTGTTCCTGAAGATAAGAGAAATTTGTATCAACAAGAGTTTTTGAATTCGATTTCTGCGTCAGGATTGCCTCCTCATGCTCTCACCCTGAAACCTGGGGTACCTTTAATGCTTTTGAGAAATATTGATCCTAAACATGGTCTTTGCAATGGAACACGGTTGCTTTGCCATTCATTAAAGGACAATTTCATTGATGCTGAGATATTAACCGGACATTCTAGGGGAAACAGAGTGTTTTTTCCAAGAATTCCCTTGAAAACTGCTGAAGATATAAAATTGCCATTCGAGATGGTCAGAAAGCAATTTCCTGTGAAGTTGAGTTTTGCCTTGACTATCACCAAGTCTTAGGGACAAACTATTCCACATGTTGGCATATACCTCCCTGATCATGTATTTAGCCACGGCCAGCTATATGTGGCATTATCACGAGGAATTTCAGAGAACACGACAAAGATCGTGGTAGaaaagggaaaggttcaaggCTGTGAAGGCATATTCACTAAAAATATTGTGTACAAAGAAGTTTTGTTGTCTTATGATTAGAGATACGaaattaaagtattattttGTATTTCCCAGTTTTGTAATAAACGTTATTGTACTCTTGACACTGAGTAGTTTGTTACGTTAGCGTTAGCCGTATTTTTTCcaatgaattttataataaatgATTGCTTTACAATATAGTTACGGACGAATTGAGAGATGTGAGTTTTATATATCGGAGTAATTAAATGTATTCATGTACATAGCTTTCGTTTCATGTGATATCCATATTCATACATTGTGAATTTCGGTTTATGTAGTTCTAATTTTATTCTGAACTAACTTTACAGGATGACAGGGTACCATTATCCAACTTTTGAACATTTATATCCTAGCGGGGTACAACGATATGATGTACGAGCCCGACTGATTCGCAATTATGATATTTTCAACTACAACCACAAAGGAACAACTAAGAAAACATGGAAAATGCTTTTTGTCGATGTTGAGGTAAATGACCATACGAttcattcaatttttcattGAATCTGAACTATATCATAACTTTTACATGTGTTTTATTTTGTAGGGTGAGGGCATACAGTGCAATATTTTCGATCCCGCGATTGAAAAGTTTATAGGACGGTTTCAAGAGGGATTCATTTATATACTCCTTGTTGTACAAGTGATATTTGCTGAAGGGAAAAACAAAATTGTCCCCAATTGGAAACAGATGATCATTAAAGAAGAAACAAATGTGATACGTGAAGAGGAGGATGACATTTCCATACCTTCATTCCACTATAATTTGGTTCATTTGAACAGATTAAGTTGTCACATCGACTGTACCAGTAGAGTTTATGGAACTTTTGTTTGCCTTTTTACAATATATAGTTATCATGCatatgtcgtttattaattgaaaCATTGATAATCTTTTAGATGCAATGAGATTGGTCCTATACGTTTCACCAATTGAGAATATTGGTGTAGATTCATTCAAGCGAGACGTGGCAATAATGGATACAACGTAAGTCCCCTACATTATTAAAATGTTAATTACTTATTGAATTTATCTGTATTTCGATAAATTTGTCTTAATATTGTTTTACTTTCTACTTGCAGCTGGACTGTTATTAAATTAACACTTTGGAATGATTTTTCGCACGTTCTTGATGAAAATCTTAATCATGTTGAGATTTGTCCAATCATTGTAGCATGTGGTCTGCATGTCAAGAGCTTCTATGGTACATCATTCAAATTAAATTAGACAGTAAATGTAGTCTTTTTAATATGTAGTTCAAAGTATAATATTCATATGTGATAATATTTCTAATTGATAATTACAAACAGGTACATATGTTTCCACGGGATACCACACTAGGATTTATGTTAACCCAGTTAATGAAAAAACAACATCCTTATCTACATGGTATGCACAATTTCGCAAAATTCATGTACAACATAACCTTAAGTATTATGCTCACAAGTTTTTTCACGTATAGGTATAAATCGGAAAAACTAGCAAGGATAAGGAGAGATTGGTTTCGTTCGTCGACTTTTTCGCTAAAGTCATCGATTGATATTTCTAATACTCCCCGTATCCGATTATCTCAATTTCCTACTGTGAGAAATGTATTGTTTCTAACCTTGAAGTTTGAGTGTTGTCAACATATTAAATACGATATTATGTACTTAATTGTCTaactttgcttttttttttaggtACAATACTGTCGAGTTGCCGCATATGCATGTCGTGTTGATGATGTTGATAACGTCATTTATGAAGCATGCAATCGTTGCCCAAAAAAGGTTGTCATTTTTCAAGGACTACAAAAATGTCAATCTTGCAATATCAACAACACTGTAACTATCCCAAGGTAACTATCTAAATCTCTATTATACTTAAACACACATTATATATTGGTAAATCTCtataattgtaattttttttaatttcgtcTTATAGGTTGCTGCTTCGACTTACCATATTTGATAAAAGTGGTAATTTGAAAGTCACGATCTTACACGATCTTGCACAATACCTTTTAGGTTGTTTAGCTACCGAAGTGAAATCAGTACTTCAACAGGTTTCATTCTAATACTCTaataacataatttttttttataattaactcATGTTGTTTTTACATCTCAATATATTTTCGTCGTTCATGCAGCCTAACGGACGTAATCGAGTGATGGAAAAAGTATTTGCATGTTTCGGAAACAGAGCTTTTCATGGGTGCTACATCCACCAACTGGAGCTTTTAATCCTGAACATTCGTATACGGttggttatgtgttgcatatcgaTTGGGCGGAGGAGTGCATGTGGTTAAACAAATATATTGCAAGCAAAAGAAGAAAGTGATACTTActattttttatgtttaataaCTATACTTTAGTACTTCAATTTTGGTTTTTCGATGGGATATGTTAGTTGTATCAAAATAATGTTAagttttttaatagctttaattggTCATAAGATTCGATCATTCGTCATGTAAGGCTACGagtattataataaattaaaatcgcAAAATATGGACTTTGCGAATAATTTTTAGtgccaattttttttaaaattgcgGACGCCTGAAATACTAGGCACAATAAAATTTCTAAAATgcacgcacgcatcgcgtgcataaaatactagtattctataagggaactcCCGAGGTCATTTACGATAACACTgtcaaattaaattgaattaattaaaaaagttgattgttataaaagttgaattcaattaattttaaaaaccgattatttaatgaaaatttgtattttataaAGGAACTCCCAATGTCATTTTCGTAAATAACATTTCGGTGTCCCTCTGTACAATAGTCTAATATACAATCCATAACTTCACCatcaaattaatttaattaaaaaagttgattgttttaaaatttgaatttatttaattttaaaaccgATTATTTAATGAAAATCACCAATAATGTAAATCATGTATTGAATCATACAATTATGCACTCTGACGAAAAAGTCAACAAAAATTATGTAACTTCCTGAATAAAAAAGTAAAGCTAATAAAAAAGCGAAAGAGTATATGAGATGTTCAATTTCATATGTACATTTGCGATATTCGATTTTTCATGCAGGTTTTACAGTTCATAATTACATATATTCGTTAACTACCGTCGATAAACTTTAGTATAACAAAGTTGTGCTTATTTTTATTGAGAGGAAGCAACGAGGAGTACATCAAGTGGACTTATTTTATAATAacaaaacataaaataatattgtATAGTAATgtgataataataaattaataataatactaatataGTACtagtattaataataataataatatgaccAATAATAGCTTGACATGTCAACAATTTCACATGTTAAACCAATTTCCTCTGGTGTTAGGGATTATTTTGGAAGTAATCTAACATATATAGTTGGGATTGTTATAAAATAATTCAAAGTTGAGATTATTTTGAGTAGAACGATCATATTTGGGATTATTTCTGTCAattttttcaaataattttctaaTACTCTCTCGGGGATGGAAAATGTTTTCatttgaaagaaaggaaaccacttttccattTTATCTCGctcaactcttttttttttttccatcaaTCTCCACTCATCTActctcattttctttttctctatGGATTTTCTTGTAAGGAACAAAACAAAGGAAGACTAATTTAGAATTGTGTATTTTCGTTGGAAAATATTTACATGAAAAATCATTTATCACTGAAGACATTTTCCGTCAAATCAACTGAGCCTTACAACATAAagtatttcttttctttcccttTACCTACAATGTTGTGAAAATAACATTTGTTgttactagttgttggatcatgcgctagcgcgcacgatcccccaaggtataaaaaattattttaataaaaatattacgtAAAAGACAAGCATTTATAAATCTATGGTAAATGCTAAAAAAACAATGCTAAAGTTCTATTTGCACGTGATTGATAATACGAAATTGAGTACATGCGAAGTCTTTCTACAATGGATACTTTTCTATAAACTATTATGCCTTACTATTATGCCTTACTATTTACATTACATTGTTTATAACCACATATCATTGATATCCAATAAaatcttaatttaatttttaaacaaaaaaatcttAACTATAAATACATATGTTGTCGTATTGGTAGGAGTAGGACATTGAAACAATGAGAAGGGACTCAAAATgaaagggcgaggaaagggtGTGGCAGCAGATGGAAAGGAACGTGGCAGATAAGATTGTGATGAAAGGGGGGGTAAAACCATAATCTCACTATTATTAAGGAAAAGTCAAAAAAAACAATGAAGGAAATGGGGGGTATATTCGTAAATTCACTGTTACATGAATAGTAAGCAATGTTCAAGCCTTTATATGTGTTAGGATTTTAGTGAAACTGAGATGTTGAAACCCAATGTTACTCACATGTGAGTTGTCCCACATTGGAGAAAGGTGAGAGAAAATACAGAGTACCACTTTAAAGCatgtttatcaaacaccttgATCGATTTTGGTTTTCaacctaataaaatataatattttctatttttctctccCTAACACCAACAACATTTAACAACATTTATCAAAACCCAAAAATATCACCTATCTCCTACATCATATACCCCACCTACATTTATATCTCATGACATTGTTATGgataaatatataaacaaattaTTAGTGGCATATTTAAtcgttattaattattttagtggTATATTAATTGTTcattaattaaatttcataatcggctaataaatattttataaaaaatactAAAAAATTATTCTAGGTAAAATTTCATTTGTTAGGGTATATAATTTATATCAATAATAAACTTAACTTGTTACCTAAAAACTCGATCATTATAACCCTTAAATAAGTGGTATTGTTGCAGTATTGCATACTACTAACATATaactaacaacaacaaaatgaaACAAGAGAGGAGAAAATTAAGATTTTTTGTGTGATCTAAAGTGGATCAATATTGGTGTCTATTTATAAAgcataaaaaaaacatttataaatttattttattttttggtgttgtaatatttattttatgggcATTGTAAATTTGCAATGGGTATGTATTTTTAACACAACAAATCTATGTACGTCATAAATCACattgcaatttttttaaaaaaataaccaATAATTTTGGTCCCCATATGACACATGTCAATCTCTTCAAGCAAGATTTTGGATTTTCAtttggtgttcatgaacaccaTGTTTTTTTTATCggttatttcatgaaatgcccctgaggtttcacgaaattcaccaaatacccctacgcgtttcaaaatacataatatacccctatttaaacttaaagtgcaccaaatacccctagacTTAACGGCCGTTAGTGCTCCGTTAGGATTACTTTACCTTTATACCCTTACTCACCCAATATTCtacatttaacttttttttttaaaaataaaaaattcatttctctcctcttcttcttctctctcctcccctctCTGTTGTTTGACCCGTCTGCCATCATCTCTCCATCATCTCtctgttttttcttcttcttcttgatgATTTCAACAGAAAAAAAACTTGCACAATTCTTTGCACTATCTTCCTCATATCatcataactctatttctcCCAAAACCCAGTGCACTATCTTCCTCATAtcatatcatcatcatcatcatcaatcccATAAACTCTATTTTCTCTTTAAACCTAAAAATTTTGTGGGAGAGTAATTTCTTACCATTTAAATTCAAGCCGTTACATAATTTCGTTCAAATTTGGCTCGATTTCGTTCAAAATTGTTGAATTTTGAGTCGATTTTGCAAGCCTAACCCTTGATTTCGAATTTGGGggttttaatttgttatttgtttaatGTAATTGGGCATGTATAATTGATGTTAAACACATGTATATACTCATTTTTCTTATCATATAAAAGAAGCAGCAGCAATTTCATAAGGGGTCTGATTTTTGTTGCGTGATATAGGAGAGTAGCTGCAGCGACTAGAACTAGGGTAGAGTATAGATTAGGATAGAGGAGATGAATAGAAAGCTGAATTAGTATCTgcagattttgaattttgttttcagattttgatttcttttgtgttttgtttttatttttcgttcTTGAGTTGCGATTAGGAGAAGGAATAGCAGCAGCAACATCGTAGGTAGAGGATGAGCATCAACAATTAGCATAAAATTAGAGAAATTAGAAGTTCGAATTAGAGGCCTAGTGAATCCATTCTTTCTAGTCAATCTTGGGCATATATTTCACTGTTTATAGATCTTCCAACAATTGATGATTCCTACCACGGTATTGACATCTACGGCTACCAAGATGAGCTAGAGGTTCTGGGGGTTGTAATTGGGTTTGAAGAAGGAGCCCATTTTGTTCTTCAGTTTACAGATTTGCCATTTCTTCGGGAGCTAGAGTCTCAATGGAAAGATATTCTTCAGTTTACAGATTTGCCATTTCCCGATGAAATTTACTATGGCAACCGCGTATCTGAATATGAGGATGAGCTGCAAAGTATTGAAGTAAAAGTTTCTTAAGTAGAGGTTTTCCCACTTAGTTTGGAATCTCTGTATTCACTCGTGGTGCCATCATTTGTAAAGAGATATTACAAATTTTTACACGAGTATTCCAGGGATATAATAATTCCTGATGAAGCTCACAATCCTCAAGTGTGGATACCTGACCAAAATGATTCTGACAAAGGCCAATGGATAAGTTCAAAGGTCGGCATAGGATACACTGATTATGATATGGAATTGCTCCCTTTATCTCCTCGAGCATTTGGTGTAACTGAAGTTCCTGATTAGATCATTATATGCAGTTATGGTGTAGCTGGCtaattgggtatttggtgcaaacaaatttacaaataggtgtatattgtgcaaaaagtttataaataggtgcatttggtgaattataaacatgacttaacggaggactaacggaaagtcaaaataggggtatttggtgaacagtacgaaaaaaataggggtatattatgtattttgaaacacgcaggggtatttggtgaatttcgtgaaacctcaggggcatttcatgaaaaaaccgttttttTATTTCATTCTCTATCTTTCTCACTTATCTCTCTAcctcttttattattttgtatTCACTTCTCTCTCCTAAACACCAAATCAAGGTGTTTGATAACTATGGTCTTATAAGCTTCTGGAGTAACTTTTATTATTGCCAGTTGATTTTAGTATGTAACCTCCATTGGACTTATAAGTGGACCAAACTCTCATCCTCCTTACTGGATAGCCTAGACCCGTTTCATATTTCTCTGAAATTTAACCTTAGGAAATGTATAAAATACAAATTGTATGCACAAATGCACAATTACCCCACATGCAACAAGGTAAATCTTTGGTAGATCCATTGCCAAAACATAACACAGTAACAATTTTTCATATGACTTGCACAAGTACTGATACAATCATATGATGGACAAATTATAAACTTGACAGTTGACAATACTACTCGTATTATGTATGCCTCTGAATCCCTAAGAAATTTCTTAGGAGTACAGTGCTTCGTGTATTCAATGATATTTTATGCACATTACTAGTCCTTTTCACATTTTCTCCTGAAATAAATCACATTTAAGGGAAAAAAAAGTGAGAGGATGCACCTTAATTAAATGTGCTTCCTTCATAATACAGACGACAATGCCATATACCCATATGATAAACTTTTCTTTAAGAGAAATGACATATGATACACTTAGAAATAAAAATCAAACATGTTTTTCAGTTATTTAGCCTAATTACGTTAAACATACAACACTAAAaacttaattaacaaaaacacaATACTAAATCAATCTTTTTAGATTAGACAACTATATCACGACGAATGTGTCGTAACAGCACAGGGATCACACTATCAGGTGAACTCAACTGAGGAAGATGACCTTCCGATGACATCACCTCAACAATGGAGTCACCACCAAGGTTCCGATGAAGGTACTCAGAAACCACCACAGGTACAGCCAAGTCTTTGATGCTCTGAATAATGTGACAAGGAACAGTCACGTGACAAAGGAGGTGTCTGAAGTcgctttggaaaatggtttGGCCCACACTTAGGGCAATATCGGGCCGCATGTTGAATAAGGTTCGGCTGAATTCTTGGACCGCTACTGAGTCCATGTCCCCGCCCACGGCTAACGGGGCGAAACCCGAACACCAGGCCTTGTAATTGTCTTGCATTGCTTCGAAGAGTTGGTCTAGGTCTTCTTGCTCAAAGCCTCCGTAGTAATCAACATCGTTCAAGTACCTGAAATAGTGAAATATAGTTGGAGATATAAAGAGAAGAGAGGAGTTAAGAGTTTAGACAAGGCATGTGATGAATCATGTCAATTGATTTTGGATGTCCCAACTATATCACTTTGATCACTCCACTTGTTGGGATGGATTTTGTTAGGAGTAAcaaaaaaacacacacacatgTGAGTTCGAAACTCATTTTTTGTCCAATTTAAAAGAAACGAacaatatactccctctgtcccggaatattcgacccggtttgaccggcacagagtttaagggacttgaattgacttatttaatttaataggtaatagttgatagtggggtattattttaatgtagttagtgggagatgggttaagaggtggggttgggggagagtaggggttgaatttttaattattttttgtatggagtagggggtaggtgggttaataggggtggagtgagaaataatataatattgttagaatatttccatttttagaaacaggtcaagtattaagggacggcccgataaggaaaacaggtcaagtattccgggacggagggagtagttgaaaTACAATGTTATCGCATGTGAGTTGTACTACATGggagaaaaatgaaagaaaatattctctccgtatttatttaaggggtaCACTTGCATTTTCCGgcctatttatttaagagatacacttgctatttttagtaacttat
This genomic stretch from Spinacia oleracea cultivar Varoflay chromosome 3, BTI_SOV_V1, whole genome shotgun sequence harbors:
- the LOC110804317 gene encoding probable esterase KAI2: MGVVEEAHNVKIVGKGIQVIVLGHGFGTDQSVWRHLVPHLIDEYKVVLYDNMGAGTTNPDYFDFERYSTLEGYAYDLLAILEEFQLSSCIFVGHSVSAMVGAIASIMRPDLFSKLILISASPRYLNDVDYYGGFEQEDLDQLFEAMQDNYKAWCSGFAPLAVGGDMDSVAVQEFSRTLFNMRPDIALSVGQTIFQSDFRHLLCHVTVPCHIIQSIKDLAVPVVVSEYLHRNLGGDSIVEVMSSEGHLPQLSSPDSVIPVLLRHIRRDIVV